DNA from Neovison vison isolate M4711 chromosome 12, ASM_NN_V1, whole genome shotgun sequence:
TTTTGTAAAATGATgtactaaattaaattaaactgttataattttctatttctaattcatacaaaataaaggaaaactaagaTTATAAAAGATAAGGCAAACAATGCATAATGTTTGTGTTACAGTCTTCTGCTTTTAATGGAATTGATGGTAAACATTGTAGCAACCAACACAAAGTGAAAAAGATCAGTTAAAAAATTCAATGTCCAGAAAAACCAACCAGCTATTCAGGTAATACTACAATTATTGCTAATACAGACAATAGAAAGGTATGCGCTGGGAACTAAAAAAGAACACACACTCCTGAATAGCATGTAAATCAGGTGGTTTTTAGAAAGTGTTCCCCTTCCTCCAAGAAAACTAGCTGGTATTAAAGTACTATACtagaatataatttaataaaagacaTTACTGATATCAAGTGTATACTTCTCAGATCCTTGGTTTATGGCAGGGAAAGAATAAGACTGTATATAGCAAAACAGTTCTTGAGTCATGGTAAATATCCATATTTTTCTGAAGGCTTATAAACTAACCAAATCATGAAAAAATACACCTAGCCTTGAGTCTAGATATTCTGATTCAGTTTATATGTTTTTGGTCCATTGTCACTGAGTGATAATAGTATGGCTATATATGAGAATACTCTTATATGCCAACCACTTTGATATGTGTTTTGAATTTATTATAAACTCAATTAAATAGACAAGGGATATTTGTGTGTAGCAGACactttctttgtgcttttttacGGTAAATATTATTACATACAAATCACGTAGTGACTCAGATAGATAAAACAACctacaagaggggcacctgggtggctcagtggattaagcctctgccttcggctcaggtcatgatctcagggtcctgggatcaagccccacatcaggctctctgctcatcagagaacctccttccccctctccctgcctgctgctctgcccacttgtgatctctctctgtcagataaataaataaaatctttgaaaataaaaaaacaacctacAAAAGTAATTCACCCATTTCATAGCTTTAGTCCACTGATTTAAATTTTTCTCTCATCACTAAACATCCAGTTAAGTAATTAAAATTTCAGGTGTCATTGTGAgagattttatatttgcttttatttggtTATATTACTGTCTTTCATATTGCTTGGTGGAAGAAACTCCTTCAATACTGTTTAATgaaatttcttttccattataagacacagatgttaaaaaaaacagtatattttaatcttttaataataGATTTGGGGAAACATGAAAAGGGTCAATTCATTCTTTCtctagattttaaatttttcaggTGGGTATTTTAATAATAGAACACTCTATGTGTGGAATTTTATAACATTGTATGTGGTAAtgattaatttgaaaatttttctgtTGTAGACTCCATTTTTTGCAAAGATTGACTTTGCCTCAGCATCAACAAACTCTTCATCAGAGATTGGTTCCTGTGTGTCATATGTTTTACAAGTCAGTGGGAATTAAGCACAGCACATACAAGCTGAAAAGCCAGATAAGGAAATGTATTCCTTCTCTTGACAGTTCTAATCTAACTTGTAAGTTAAATTTAGTGTTAgttttaaaatggtttaaatgtttaattatagAACACAGTAGCACAGATAGAGTAGTCAATGAAAGTTTTCAGAATGTGTTTGAGCATACCATCTGATATTTAACATGGCTTAGTTGCAGAACATGTGAAAAGCTCCACTACATGTCTGTGGAGTTCCTTTAGTCAATTTGAATGAACATTGCAACAGTTACTAAATTGCATTTTATGTATGATTAAGACTTTGACTTGCCTGGCATAGGTTTGTGTTTTATTGGTGAATACATTTCCAAAGACAGGTATTTGAGCAATATGGGGGAATTGCAGAGGTTCTTTGGAGGTCAGAATAATTATTTCCTCTCATCATTGGAAACCTTCctgaattgttttttgtttttgtttttttttttttaattactgtcaCTGTAGAGTTTGGCATTTGCATTACATGTCTCCACTGATAATGTTTAGAGGACAGAAACAAAAGTGACAGTTTCATGCAGATAAGGCTATAGACATGTAGCCTTTGACTTTGTTGTTGATTCTCAAATTTCTTAACTATTTGCATAATATTCTACctttcattttagattttttaaaaaaggccttCAATATGAAATATATCTAAGGATGATCCCTTACAGTATGCTTATAAAAGGcacatgagaaagaaaatgccatACCTTCGCCCTATAGTTTGGAAAGTTATTTCAGCATCTTGTAAGCAAATATTCTACTTTCCTGTTGTGAATTTTATGAGAAATTTCTGAGTAGCATGATAGTCTGTCAGCATGTTagtaaaactaaaagaaattaaatacaagGAATATTGTTCAGCTTTTATGAATTGTAAGTAAATAGCATTCCAAATAATCCTTGTTTACATGGGTTATAAACCAAGAAACAATTTTCATTATGGGAAAAGAAATACTAATCTGATTtgtatggtttttttaaaaaagcatctatGATATGGCATTTTCTGAATAAAGCCTGCTTTATAGTtgcaattttttaatgttttgattatTCGGGCTTGAGATTGAAAAGattattaaaaggataatatGTAACATATGAGAATTCGGGtttgaatactttaaaaaatatcccaTACATATGAAAGATTTCTGAACAGTTTATGTACCATGGACGTGGTTATTTTTAGTCCTATTTGGGATTTTAAGTTTGTTGAAATTAGTAACcaaatgtcttttttgtttttatgttttgaaaaggGCTAAAGCCAGTTTTTAGGTTAACTTGGGCAGAAAAGTGAAGAGAATGCTGCACTTTAACCGATGTCCGCATCTGAAACAAATAGCCCAGAAATGTTTTTCTAGAATACATGTTAGAACGGATAAACATGTGCAGCTGTTTCTTTCAAGAACCTTTGCACTTGCAGAATTCAGGAAGTCGCGGCACTCAACCCACTCTCTTGTTGGAGACAAAAATATTATCCTGATGGGACCgcctggtgctgggaaaacaacAGTAGGCAGGATAATAGGTCAGAAACTAGGCTGTTGTGTCATAGATGTGGATGATGATATCCTTGAAAAAACCTGGAATATGAGTGTGTCTGAAAAATTACAGGATGTTGGTAACGAGCAATttttagaagaggaaggaaaagccgTGTTAAACTTCTCTACATCTGGAAGTGTGATTTCCCTTACGGGGTCCAATCCAATGCACGATGCTAGCATGTGGCATCTGAAGAAAAGTGGGATAGTTGTATACCTGGATGTACCTCTGATAGATATAGTCAGCCGCTTGAAATTAATGAAAATCGATAGGATTGTAGGTCAGGATGCTGGAATGCCTATGAAAGATTTACTGAAGTTTAGAAGACAGTATTATAAGAAGTGGTACGATACCCGGGTTTTCTGTGAAAGTGGGGCTTCCCCAGAGGAGGTCGCCGACAAAGTGCTCTGTGCGGTCAAACGATACCAAGATGTGGACTCAGAAACGTTCGTTTCCACGAGACACATTTGGCCCAAGGACAATGAACGGACGGTTTCAACAAAATTCTTCAGCGAAGCAGTGACCGAGGGGTTAGCTTCTGATGGTGGGCTCTTTGTCCCTGAGAAAGAGTTTCCGAAATTAAGCTGCGGGGAGTGGAAAAGCCTCGTAGGAGCCACCTACATAGAAAGGGCCCAGATCCTGCTGGAAAAGTGTATCCACCCCGCTGATGTACCTGCCGCCAGACTGGGAGAAATGATCGAGGCTGCTTATGGGGAAAACTTTGCCTGCTCAAAAATTGCCCCCGTCAGGCACCTCTCAGGCAACCAGTTCATCCTGGAGTTGTTTCACGGACCCACGGGGTCATTTAAAGATTTGTCTTTGCAGCTCATGCCTCATCTTTTTGCACACTGTATTCCGCCAAGTTGCAACTATATGATCCTTGTAGCTACTTCCGGAGACACCGGGAGCGCGGTCTTAAACGGTTTTAGCCGTATTAGTAAGAATGATAAGCGAAGAATAGCTGTGGCCACATTTTTTCCCGAGAACGGTGTAAGTGACTTTCAGAAAGCACAAATAATTGGCAGTCAGAAAGAAAATGGATGGGCAGTGGGTGTCAAGTCCAGTTTCGATTTTTGCCAGACAGCCGTCAAAGGAATTTTTAGAGATTCTGATTTTACTGGCTTTCTTATTATGGAATATGGGACAGTCTTAAGTTCAGCTAATTCCATAAACTGGGGCCGACTGCTTCCCCAAGTAGTTTATCATGCTTCTGCATATCTTGATCTCGTTAGCCAAggatttatttcctttggaaGCCCGGTCGATGTCTGTATTCCCACAGGAAACTTCGGTAACATTTTAGCAGCAGTGTATGCCAAAATGATGGGAATCCCTATTCGCAAATTTATTTGTGCCTCTAATCAGAACCACGTTTTGACCGATTTTATAAAAACAGGACACTACGAtctaagggaaagaaaattaacaCAAACCTTTTCACCAGCAATCGATATTCTTAAAGCTTCAAACCTGGAACGACATTTGCACTTGATGGCTGATAAAGACGGCGAGTTAATGACAAAATTATTTAATCAGCTCGAAGAGCAGCATCACTTCCAGATAGAGAAGATGCTGGTGGACAGACTGCAGCAGGATTTTGTCGCTGACTGGTGTTCCGAGGGAGAGTGCCTGGCAGCCATCCGTTCCACCTACAACGCTTCAGGGTATATTCTGGACCCACACACTGCTGTTGCAAAAGTGGTTGCAGACAGAACGCAAGACAAAACTTGCCCAGTGATCGTCTCATCGACGGCTCATTACTCGAAGTTTGCACCTGCTATCATGCAGGCTTTAAAGATTAAAGAAATCAACCAGGCTTC
Protein-coding regions in this window:
- the THNSL1 gene encoding threonine synthase-like 1: MLHFNRCPHLKQIAQKCFSRIHVRTDKHVQLFLSRTFALAEFRKSRHSTHSLVGDKNIILMGPPGAGKTTVGRIIGQKLGCCVIDVDDDILEKTWNMSVSEKLQDVGNEQFLEEEGKAVLNFSTSGSVISLTGSNPMHDASMWHLKKSGIVVYLDVPLIDIVSRLKLMKIDRIVGQDAGMPMKDLLKFRRQYYKKWYDTRVFCESGASPEEVADKVLCAVKRYQDVDSETFVSTRHIWPKDNERTVSTKFFSEAVTEGLASDGGLFVPEKEFPKLSCGEWKSLVGATYIERAQILLEKCIHPADVPAARLGEMIEAAYGENFACSKIAPVRHLSGNQFILELFHGPTGSFKDLSLQLMPHLFAHCIPPSCNYMILVATSGDTGSAVLNGFSRISKNDKRRIAVATFFPENGVSDFQKAQIIGSQKENGWAVGVKSSFDFCQTAVKGIFRDSDFTGFLIMEYGTVLSSANSINWGRLLPQVVYHASAYLDLVSQGFISFGSPVDVCIPTGNFGNILAAVYAKMMGIPIRKFICASNQNHVLTDFIKTGHYDLRERKLTQTFSPAIDILKASNLERHLHLMADKDGELMTKLFNQLEEQHHFQIEKMLVDRLQQDFVADWCSEGECLAAIRSTYNASGYILDPHTAVAKVVADRTQDKTCPVIVSSTAHYSKFAPAIMQALKIKEINQASSSQLYLLSSYNALPPPHEALLERMKQQEKMEYQVCAADVNVLKNQVEKLIQNQFV